A stretch of Phytoactinopolyspora mesophila DNA encodes these proteins:
- a CDS encoding NAD-dependent epimerase/dehydratase family protein: MRVLVTGGAGFIGSQVVEQLVERGADVVVLDSLAAHDDAPDYLPPVVDLRIGDLMDEDTVRDAVHGVDAVCHQAARVGLGVDFDDVTSYVSDNDLGTASLLRALWRRSFTGRLVVASSMVVYGEGRYRCAVDGETAAAPRQAEDLRAGRFDPPCPRCGAPLEWVLVGENAPLDPRNVYAATKVHTEQLAFLYGREAVASVCALRYHNVYGPRMPKDTPYAGVASIFRSAYEAGRAPRVFEDGGQMRDFVHVRDVARANVLALDSSWSGACNIASGQPHSVLDMATALAAGFGAAAPAPQVTGEFRLGDVRHVVASAALAGDVLGFRAEVGFDDGMAAFAKDPLR; encoded by the coding sequence ATGCGGGTCTTGGTGACCGGAGGGGCCGGGTTCATCGGCAGCCAGGTGGTCGAGCAACTGGTGGAGCGGGGTGCCGACGTCGTCGTGCTCGACTCTTTGGCGGCTCATGACGACGCGCCGGATTACCTTCCGCCGGTTGTCGATCTGCGGATCGGCGACCTCATGGACGAGGACACGGTTCGCGACGCCGTGCATGGCGTGGACGCGGTGTGCCACCAGGCGGCCCGGGTGGGCCTGGGCGTCGACTTCGACGATGTGACCAGCTATGTGTCCGACAACGATCTCGGCACGGCGTCCCTGCTCAGAGCCCTGTGGCGGCGCTCGTTCACCGGACGGCTCGTCGTCGCGTCGTCGATGGTCGTGTACGGCGAGGGCAGATATCGTTGTGCCGTCGACGGCGAGACGGCAGCCGCCCCGCGGCAAGCCGAAGACCTGCGCGCTGGCCGGTTCGACCCACCGTGCCCGCGCTGCGGAGCACCTCTCGAGTGGGTCCTGGTAGGCGAGAACGCTCCTCTCGACCCGCGCAACGTCTACGCGGCGACCAAGGTGCACACCGAGCAGTTGGCCTTCCTGTACGGGCGCGAGGCAGTCGCTTCGGTCTGTGCGCTGCGCTACCACAACGTTTACGGGCCACGGATGCCGAAAGACACCCCCTACGCGGGGGTGGCCAGCATCTTCCGCAGCGCGTACGAAGCCGGCCGGGCACCGAGGGTTTTCGAGGACGGCGGGCAGATGCGCGACTTCGTCCACGTCCGCGACGTCGCCCGGGCCAACGTGCTGGCGCTCGACTCCTCCTGGTCGGGCGCCTGCAACATCGCCAGCGGCCAGCCGCACAGCGTGCTCGACATGGCCACCGCACTCGCCGCCGGCTTCGGTGCAGCCGCGCCCGCACCGCAAGTGACCGGCGAGTTCCGGCTGGGCGACGTCCGCCATGTGGTTGCCTCTGCCGCGCTGGCCGGCGATGTCCTGGGCTTCCGCGCGGAGGTGGGTTTCGACGACGGGATGGCCGCCTTTGCGAAGGATCCGCTCCGATGA
- a CDS encoding Rv1681 family radical SAM protein → MVSRVVLDLVERVGGAAAGDQVNVDVAPEDNDVVARWCTRAGHRLVSIQNGVAVIRRGPIPDEAGVLASMPADRRPGARLWIYTNFDCNLACDYCCARSSPQAQRRALGPDTIRKLVGEGVQHGVSEVFLTGGEPFMLLDLDEIVGACVQQAPTTLLTNGMLFRGRRLDMLRSMPRDGFALQISLDSATADLHDLHRGTGSWRRALEGVRTAVAEGFRVRIAATVATGEAGADEFAAFHELLDGLGIPREDQVIRPIAQRGFADTGVALTVESLIPEVTVTAEGVYWHPVAADHEDQLVTRQLFPLGDAIDEVQRRFVAYRQETEDAARQFTCA, encoded by the coding sequence ATGGTGAGCCGTGTCGTGCTGGACCTGGTGGAGCGTGTCGGAGGCGCGGCCGCCGGAGACCAGGTCAACGTCGACGTCGCCCCGGAAGACAACGATGTCGTCGCCCGTTGGTGCACCCGCGCCGGACACCGGCTCGTGTCGATCCAGAACGGTGTCGCGGTCATCCGGCGGGGGCCGATACCCGATGAAGCCGGCGTGCTCGCCTCGATGCCTGCCGATCGCCGGCCAGGGGCGCGGCTGTGGATCTACACCAACTTCGACTGCAACCTGGCGTGCGACTACTGCTGCGCCCGTTCGTCGCCGCAAGCGCAACGGCGGGCGCTCGGCCCGGACACCATCCGAAAGCTCGTTGGCGAGGGGGTGCAGCACGGTGTCAGCGAGGTGTTCCTCACCGGCGGTGAACCGTTCATGCTGCTCGACCTCGACGAAATCGTCGGTGCCTGCGTCCAGCAGGCGCCGACGACTCTCCTCACCAACGGCATGCTGTTCCGCGGCCGGCGGCTGGACATGCTGCGCTCGATGCCACGCGACGGCTTCGCGTTGCAGATCAGCCTCGACTCGGCCACCGCTGACCTGCATGACCTTCATCGCGGAACGGGAAGCTGGCGACGAGCGCTCGAGGGCGTCCGGACCGCAGTGGCCGAAGGGTTCCGGGTACGAATCGCCGCGACCGTAGCCACCGGTGAGGCAGGCGCCGACGAGTTCGCCGCCTTCCACGAGCTGCTCGACGGTCTCGGCATTCCCCGGGAGGACCAGGTGATCCGTCCGATCGCGCAGCGCGGCTTTGCCGACACGGGTGTGGCGCTGACCGTCGAATCACTCATCCCGGAGGTGACCGTCACCGCCGAAGGCGTCTACTGGCATCCGGTCGCCGCCGACCACGAGGACCAGCTCGTGACCCGTCAGCTGTTCCCGCTGGGGGATGCTATCGACGAGGTGCAACGACGGTTCGTTGCCTACCGGCAGGAGACCGAAGACGCGGCCAGGCAGTTCACCTGTGCGTAG
- a CDS encoding Rv1680 family SBP-like protein → MAKPLLVGAVAYTPNAVPIWEGIRDYFTGAPVEMDFVLFSNYGRQVDALIAGTIDIAWNTNLAWVRTVLQTDGGCRALAMRDVDRTFQTVFVTRAGSGFADLTDLRGRTLALGSRDSAQAAILPVHYLRAAGLSDDDVTIVRIDSDLGKHGDTGRSELDAIRLLLDEEADAVALGINTWEAIGKDELMPDALTEFWRSPEYSHCNFTALDALPQSVSEPWVDHLLAMSWQDPEQRRVMELEGLREAWVLPDLAGYTSLFEAVRDQGISARW, encoded by the coding sequence ATGGCCAAGCCGCTACTCGTCGGAGCCGTCGCCTACACACCGAACGCGGTGCCCATCTGGGAGGGCATCCGCGACTACTTCACCGGCGCTCCGGTGGAGATGGACTTCGTGCTCTTCTCCAACTACGGGCGTCAGGTGGACGCGCTGATCGCGGGCACCATCGACATCGCCTGGAACACCAATCTGGCATGGGTGCGCACCGTGTTACAGACCGACGGCGGCTGCCGGGCGCTTGCCATGCGCGACGTCGACCGGACGTTTCAGACGGTCTTCGTCACCCGAGCCGGAAGCGGCTTCGCGGACCTGACCGACCTGCGTGGCCGGACACTGGCGCTCGGGTCGCGCGACTCCGCTCAGGCAGCCATCCTTCCGGTGCACTACTTGCGTGCGGCTGGGTTGAGCGACGACGACGTGACGATCGTGCGCATCGACTCCGACCTGGGCAAACACGGCGACACCGGCCGTAGCGAGCTGGACGCGATCCGGCTGCTCCTCGACGAGGAGGCCGACGCCGTCGCCCTCGGGATCAACACCTGGGAGGCCATCGGCAAGGACGAGCTGATGCCGGATGCCTTGACCGAGTTCTGGCGTTCGCCGGAGTACTCCCACTGCAACTTCACCGCCCTCGACGCCTTGCCCCAATCGGTGTCCGAACCGTGGGTCGATCACCTGCTGGCCATGTCGTGGCAAGACCCGGAGCAGCGGCGGGTCATGGAGCTGGAAGGACTGCGTGAAGCGTGGGTGCTGCCGGACCTGGCCGGGTACACGTCGTTGTTCGAAGCGGTCCGCGATCAGGGGATCTCGGCGCGATGGTGA
- a CDS encoding MTAP family purine nucleoside phosphorylase: protein MNNKPHLKSADVGVFGGSGFYTFVSEQAADLETVSLDTAWGQPSAPVTIATFRPANGSPIKVAFLPRHGVRHQFPPHRVNYRANVDAMRQLGVRALVAPFAAGSLRSEIGPGEFVVVDQLVDRTRGRADTFYDHFDEGPQHLPFADPYDPRLREVLLDAARASGVTVHDGGTVVVTNGPRFSTRAESAAYRAAGWHVINMTQYPEAALAGEAGIPFAGIALVTDYDAGLDDDPGVQPVTQETVFQVFEENLHRVRALLAAAIPNLP from the coding sequence ATGAACAACAAACCTCACCTGAAAAGCGCAGACGTCGGCGTATTCGGTGGATCCGGTTTCTATACCTTCGTGTCGGAACAGGCGGCGGATCTGGAAACGGTCAGCCTGGACACCGCCTGGGGTCAGCCATCGGCCCCGGTGACCATCGCTACGTTCCGCCCGGCGAACGGTTCCCCAATCAAGGTGGCTTTCCTGCCCCGGCACGGTGTGCGGCATCAATTCCCGCCACATCGAGTCAACTACCGCGCCAATGTCGATGCGATGCGCCAACTCGGCGTCCGCGCGTTGGTGGCGCCGTTCGCCGCGGGTTCGCTGCGCTCAGAGATCGGTCCCGGCGAATTCGTCGTCGTGGACCAGCTTGTTGATCGCACGCGGGGTCGGGCCGACACCTTCTACGACCACTTCGACGAAGGTCCTCAGCATCTTCCCTTCGCGGACCCGTACGATCCACGCTTGCGCGAGGTGCTCCTGGACGCCGCACGAGCCTCCGGCGTCACGGTGCACGACGGCGGCACCGTCGTTGTCACCAATGGTCCGCGGTTCTCCACCCGTGCCGAGTCCGCTGCTTATCGCGCCGCCGGCTGGCACGTGATCAACATGACGCAGTATCCGGAAGCGGCCCTCGCGGGTGAAGCCGGGATTCCCTTCGCCGGGATCGCACTCGTCACCGACTACGACGCCGGTCTCGACGACGATCCCGGCGTACAACCGGTCACCCAGGAAACGGTCTTCCAGGTGTTCGAGGAGAACCTGCATCGTGTGCGTGCCCTCCTGGCCGCGGCTATCCCGAACCTCCCATGA
- the fadE16 gene encoding Rv1679 family acyl-CoA dehydrogenase: protein MDHTDPPLEAALVPVLAAARAAAVDVDAEGRFPQEAVAALRESGLLGLTLPTDAGGMGRGPEELADTLSRIAAVCGSTAMVYLMHVSAAMTVAAAPPAGQPKLLRQMADGTTLGTLAFSEPGSRSHFWAPTSQAIADGDGTRLAAEKSFVTSAGHADIYVVSTMTPAGQADGEPAVDLVAVPADRDGVSVSAPWRGLGLRGNASSPMTFALGTAAGDRIGPAGGGFQLMLEAVLPWFNLGNAAVSVGLAQAAVDAAVKHASGARLEHLDESLAHLPTIRAQLSKMSIELAATRSYLNTTARSLAAPDDTTTLHVLGVKAMANDAALRITDAAMRVCGGAAFSNRLQLERFFRDARAGHVMAPTADVLYDLYGRAITGLPLFGN, encoded by the coding sequence ATGGATCACACAGACCCGCCGCTGGAAGCGGCCCTTGTTCCGGTGCTGGCTGCCGCCCGTGCCGCCGCCGTCGACGTCGACGCCGAAGGCCGGTTCCCGCAGGAGGCGGTTGCCGCGTTACGCGAATCCGGGCTGCTCGGGCTGACGCTCCCGACCGATGCCGGCGGCATGGGCCGAGGGCCGGAGGAGCTGGCGGACACCCTCAGCCGGATCGCCGCGGTCTGCGGTTCGACGGCCATGGTCTATCTCATGCACGTGAGTGCCGCCATGACAGTGGCCGCCGCGCCGCCGGCCGGCCAGCCCAAATTGCTCAGGCAGATGGCCGACGGAACCACGCTGGGCACGCTGGCGTTCTCGGAGCCTGGCTCGCGTTCGCATTTCTGGGCTCCGACATCGCAGGCAATCGCGGACGGCGACGGCACACGTCTGGCTGCCGAGAAGAGCTTCGTGACGTCGGCCGGACACGCCGACATCTACGTGGTCTCTACCATGACTCCGGCGGGCCAGGCAGACGGGGAGCCTGCTGTTGATCTCGTGGCCGTCCCGGCCGACCGCGATGGCGTATCCGTTTCCGCGCCGTGGCGAGGTCTGGGCCTGCGCGGGAATGCGTCATCACCGATGACGTTCGCGTTGGGCACCGCCGCCGGCGACCGGATCGGACCGGCCGGCGGCGGTTTTCAGCTCATGCTCGAAGCGGTGTTGCCGTGGTTCAATCTCGGCAACGCCGCGGTTTCGGTGGGGCTGGCCCAGGCAGCTGTCGACGCCGCGGTGAAGCATGCCTCTGGCGCCCGGCTAGAACACCTCGATGAATCGCTGGCCCACCTGCCGACCATCCGTGCGCAGCTGTCGAAGATGTCGATCGAGCTCGCGGCAACCCGGTCTTACCTCAACACCACGGCTCGCAGCCTCGCCGCTCCGGACGACACCACCACTCTGCACGTACTGGGCGTGAAGGCGATGGCCAACGACGCCGCCCTACGTATCACCGATGCGGCCATGCGGGTCTGCGGCGGGGCGGCCTTCTCGAACCGCCTGCAGCTCGAACGGTTCTTTCGTGATGCCCGCGCCGGCCATGTCATGGCCCCCACCGCCGATGTCTTGTACGACCTCTACGGCAGGGCGATCACCGGCCTGCCGTTGTTCGGAAACTGA
- a CDS encoding MFS transporter → MSTSFRAQVVWGVGLIAYIVAVLHRTSFGVSGLEASARFETSASVLASFVVLQLVVYAGLQVPVGVLLDQIGPRRLLIIGALIMASGQAVLAFAETVPAAAGGRILVGCGDAMTFVSVLRLVATWFPPGRVPVLTQVTGLTGQLGQVLSAVPFVAVLNNYGWTQAYGSAAALSVVVAVVAIATLRDSPEVRAYPIQVNTWSGVGSDLMTAWRHPGTRLGLWTHTTTGFAGMVFVMMWGYPFLVAGQGLSRAMAGTLLTVMVLAGAVAGPLVGVLVQRHPLRRSWLVLGVVLANASAWTAVLLWPGTAPFWLLVLLVLSLALSGPGSMIGFDFARTFNPPNRLGTATGIVNVGGFTAALLSILAIGVVLDLRSGGTATYELDDFRIAFSVQYVVWVGGLLGILRTRRRVRRRMAEHGVVVPPIREVIARRRRHRRGP, encoded by the coding sequence ATGTCCACTTCGTTTCGTGCCCAGGTCGTCTGGGGTGTCGGTCTGATCGCCTACATAGTGGCGGTGTTGCACCGAACGTCCTTCGGCGTGTCCGGACTCGAAGCGTCGGCTCGATTCGAGACGTCGGCCAGCGTGCTGGCCTCGTTCGTCGTCCTTCAGCTGGTCGTGTACGCCGGGTTGCAGGTCCCGGTGGGCGTCCTGCTCGACCAGATCGGACCACGACGGCTGCTCATCATCGGTGCTTTGATCATGGCATCGGGGCAGGCCGTGCTGGCGTTCGCCGAGACCGTTCCGGCGGCGGCCGGCGGCCGCATCCTAGTGGGCTGTGGCGACGCCATGACGTTCGTCAGCGTTCTCCGATTGGTGGCTACCTGGTTCCCACCGGGCAGGGTGCCGGTGCTGACCCAGGTCACCGGCCTGACTGGACAGCTGGGGCAAGTTCTTTCCGCGGTGCCGTTCGTGGCCGTGCTGAACAACTACGGCTGGACGCAGGCCTACGGTTCGGCCGCCGCGCTCAGTGTGGTGGTCGCCGTCGTGGCCATCGCGACGTTGAGGGACTCCCCGGAAGTCCGCGCATATCCGATTCAGGTGAATACCTGGAGCGGAGTGGGCAGCGACCTGATGACCGCCTGGCGCCATCCCGGTACCCGGCTCGGGCTCTGGACCCACACCACCACCGGGTTCGCGGGCATGGTTTTCGTGATGATGTGGGGGTACCCGTTCCTGGTGGCCGGGCAAGGGCTGTCTCGAGCCATGGCCGGCACGCTGCTGACGGTGATGGTGCTGGCCGGAGCCGTCGCCGGACCGTTGGTTGGTGTCCTGGTGCAGCGGCATCCTCTGCGCCGCTCCTGGCTGGTGCTTGGTGTGGTCCTGGCCAACGCCTCGGCCTGGACCGCGGTTCTGTTGTGGCCCGGCACGGCACCCTTCTGGCTGCTGGTCCTGCTGGTGCTGTCGCTCGCGCTGAGTGGACCAGGGTCGATGATTGGCTTCGACTTCGCGCGGACATTCAACCCACCCAACCGGCTCGGGACCGCCACCGGAATCGTCAACGTGGGTGGGTTCACCGCGGCCTTGCTATCGATTCTCGCGATCGGTGTGGTGCTCGACCTGCGCAGCGGCGGCACCGCGACCTACGAGCTCGACGATTTCCGGATCGCCTTCAGCGTCCAGTACGTGGTCTGGGTCGGTGGCCTACTCGGCATTCTCCGGACCCGCCGCCGGGTGCGCCGCAGGATGGCAGAGCACGGCGTCGTGGTGCCCCCTATCCGCGAGGTCATCGCCCGGCGTCGTCGCCATCGCCGCGGCCCGTAG
- a CDS encoding CBS domain-containing protein yields MHVSDLIRAKGSDVVTVSPDDDIRRLLAVLAEHHIGATVVAAGDGSIAGIVSERDVVRAMARQGASILSDPVSSIMTSDVQTCQPETGLEELSRVMTDGRFRHVPVVVEGRLVGIVSIGDVVKSRITELEVERDSLSSYIRTAST; encoded by the coding sequence ATGCACGTATCCGATTTGATTCGCGCCAAGGGCAGTGATGTCGTCACCGTGTCGCCGGACGACGACATCCGCAGGCTGCTCGCGGTTCTGGCAGAGCACCATATCGGCGCCACGGTCGTGGCGGCCGGCGACGGCTCCATCGCGGGCATCGTTTCGGAAAGAGACGTGGTGCGGGCGATGGCCCGGCAGGGCGCGTCGATCCTGTCCGACCCGGTCTCGTCGATCATGACGTCCGATGTGCAGACGTGTCAGCCGGAGACCGGCCTGGAAGAGTTGTCCAGGGTGATGACCGACGGCCGCTTCCGGCACGTTCCAGTCGTCGTCGAGGGAAGGCTGGTCGGCATCGTCAGCATCGGCGACGTCGTCAAGAGCCGGATCACCGAGCTCGAGGTCGAAAGAGACTCGTTGTCCTCGTACATCCGGACAGCATCGACGTGA
- a CDS encoding TIGR04282 family arsenosugar biosynthesis glycosyltransferase codes for MQRPHILLLAKSPVAGQAKTRLSPPYTPDQAAAIAEAALTDTLTAVAACHAERRIVALDGPPGPWLPPGFEVVTQVDGSLNERLAAAWEYAGGPGLQIGMDTPQITAALLDASLATVVDGPADAALGMAEDGGWWAIAFGTPHPLAFHGVPMSRSDTGSRQCSRLRSLGLTVAELPPLRDLDDAADAQAIAELIPGSNTARVLDACQAPTSTAPAPEAAP; via the coding sequence ATGCAGCGGCCGCATATCCTCCTGCTGGCGAAATCGCCGGTAGCCGGTCAGGCGAAAACCAGGCTTTCACCTCCCTACACACCGGACCAGGCCGCCGCGATAGCCGAGGCCGCGCTGACCGACACGCTGACGGCGGTGGCGGCGTGTCACGCGGAACGGCGCATTGTCGCGCTGGACGGCCCGCCCGGCCCCTGGCTGCCGCCCGGTTTTGAGGTCGTCACGCAGGTGGATGGCTCGCTCAACGAGCGCTTGGCCGCCGCTTGGGAATATGCCGGTGGCCCGGGCTTGCAAATCGGTATGGATACGCCGCAGATCACCGCCGCCCTCCTGGATGCCTCGCTCGCCACCGTCGTGGACGGCCCCGCTGACGCCGCACTCGGTATGGCTGAAGACGGCGGCTGGTGGGCGATCGCCTTCGGCACGCCGCATCCACTTGCCTTCCACGGAGTACCGATGAGCCGATCTGACACCGGTAGCCGGCAGTGTTCCCGGCTGCGCTCGCTCGGGCTCACCGTCGCCGAGCTGCCGCCGTTGCGCGATCTCGACGATGCGGCTGACGCGCAGGCCATCGCCGAACTCATCCCGGGCTCCAACACCGCGCGTGTGCTGGATGCCTGCCAGGCCCCCACCTCGACCGCCCCGGCACCGGAGGCAGCCCCGTGA
- a CDS encoding TQO small subunit DoxD, whose amino-acid sequence MTAEKATQEAPTGLRVNGWLLAVVRVGVAMMWIDNTSWKRPPDFGEGDPPSMLYRWTLMGVEHEVFGPYAWFLENIVLPNFTVFGWLVLIVEASLGAFLLVGLLTRAFAVVGMVQSVAIAMSTLNAPHEWYWAYLLMFLAHLALFATAAGRYVGLDGVLRPIWLPRDSRLARLLEKVS is encoded by the coding sequence ATGACGGCGGAGAAGGCGACGCAGGAAGCGCCCACGGGGCTGCGGGTCAACGGCTGGCTGCTCGCTGTCGTCCGGGTCGGCGTCGCCATGATGTGGATCGACAACACGTCGTGGAAACGGCCGCCGGATTTCGGCGAGGGTGATCCGCCGAGCATGCTCTACCGCTGGACGCTGATGGGCGTTGAGCATGAAGTGTTCGGACCGTACGCGTGGTTCCTCGAGAACATCGTGCTGCCGAACTTCACGGTCTTCGGGTGGCTGGTCCTGATCGTGGAGGCCTCGCTCGGGGCGTTCCTGCTGGTTGGCCTGCTGACCCGGGCATTCGCCGTGGTCGGCATGGTGCAAAGCGTCGCTATAGCGATGTCGACGCTCAATGCTCCGCACGAGTGGTATTGGGCATACCTGCTCATGTTCCTGGCACATCTGGCGCTGTTCGCCACCGCCGCTGGGCGCTATGTAGGCCTGGACGGTGTCCTGCGACCCATCTGGCTGCCTCGCGACAGCCGGCTTGCCCGTTTGCTGGAGAAGGTGTCATGA
- a CDS encoding ABC transporter ATP-binding protein, which translates to MATVTYDKATRVYPGQDVPAVDSLDLEIQDGEFLVLVGPSGCGKSTSLRMLAGLEEVDAGAIRIGDRDVTHMPPKDRDIAMVFQNYALYPHMTVAANMGFALKIAGTPKTEIQRRVMEAAKLLDLVEYLDRKPKALSGGQRQRVAMGRAIVREPQVFLMDEPLSNLDAKLRVSTRTQIASLQRRLGITTVYVTHDQIEAMTMGDRVCVLKDGLLQQVDTPLNLYDTPANVFVAGFIGSPAMNIATFDLVEGGRAKLGEADVSVPPEVLSTVKAEGSDTVTIGFRPESLVPVSSEDTGGIPVTVDVVEELGSDAFVYAHPTGPKAAEQTDRMRSDTVIARVEPRMTPAKGEKVVFKVREGESHFFSVKTGERLSH; encoded by the coding sequence ATGGCCACAGTCACGTACGACAAAGCGACCCGGGTCTACCCGGGCCAGGACGTCCCCGCCGTCGACAGTCTCGATCTCGAGATCCAGGACGGCGAGTTCCTCGTCCTCGTCGGCCCGTCGGGATGCGGCAAGTCCACCAGCCTCCGGATGCTGGCCGGCCTCGAAGAGGTCGACGCCGGAGCTATCCGGATCGGTGACCGCGACGTCACCCACATGCCACCCAAAGACCGCGACATCGCGATGGTCTTCCAGAACTACGCGCTGTACCCGCACATGACGGTCGCCGCCAACATGGGCTTCGCCCTCAAGATCGCCGGCACCCCGAAGACCGAGATCCAGCGCCGGGTCATGGAAGCCGCCAAGCTACTCGACCTCGTCGAGTACCTGGACCGCAAGCCGAAGGCGCTCTCCGGTGGTCAGCGGCAGCGGGTCGCCATGGGCCGTGCCATCGTCCGGGAGCCCCAGGTGTTCCTGATGGATGAGCCGCTGTCCAACCTCGATGCCAAGCTTCGCGTTTCCACTCGTACCCAGATCGCGTCGCTGCAGCGTCGGCTCGGCATCACCACCGTCTACGTGACTCACGACCAGATCGAAGCCATGACCATGGGCGACCGCGTGTGCGTGCTCAAGGATGGGCTGCTCCAGCAGGTCGATACCCCGCTGAACCTGTACGACACTCCGGCCAACGTCTTCGTGGCCGGCTTCATCGGCTCGCCGGCCATGAACATCGCCACGTTCGACCTCGTCGAAGGTGGTCGGGCCAAGCTCGGCGAAGCCGACGTCTCGGTTCCCCCGGAGGTGCTGAGCACCGTTAAGGCCGAAGGCTCGGACACCGTCACGATCGGATTCCGTCCGGAGTCCCTGGTGCCGGTGTCCAGCGAGGACACCGGCGGCATCCCGGTCACGGTCGACGTCGTCGAGGAGCTCGGCTCCGACGCGTTCGTCTACGCGCACCCCACGGGGCCGAAGGCTGCCGAGCAGACGGACCGGATGCGTAGCGACACCGTCATTGCGCGGGTTGAGCCTCGGATGACCCCGGCCAAGGGTGAGAAGGTCGTGTTCAAGGTCCGCGAGGGCGAGTCGCACTTCTTCTCCGTCAAGACCGGCGAGCGCCTCAGCCACTGA
- a CDS encoding glycosyltransferase: MDVILPVLNERAAIGWVLERMPPGYRPIVVDNGSDDGSADIAADHGATVVAEPRLGFGAACYAGLEAATTPVVCFMDCDASLDPADLPTVTQPVSTGTADLVLGARQAGDGALSMHSRLANRYLARQVNRYCGAQISDIGPMRAAAREPLLELGITDRRSGWPLEMVLRAGQAGWRVSEVPVPYRRRVGRSKVTGTVRGTMRAVMDMRAHLIRAREAARTR; encoded by the coding sequence ATCGACGTCATCTTGCCGGTACTGAACGAGCGAGCGGCGATCGGGTGGGTGCTCGAGCGGATGCCACCCGGCTACCGGCCGATCGTCGTGGACAACGGCTCCGACGACGGCTCGGCGGATATCGCTGCCGACCACGGCGCCACGGTGGTGGCCGAGCCGCGGCTCGGGTTCGGGGCCGCATGCTACGCCGGGCTGGAGGCCGCCACCACGCCCGTCGTGTGTTTCATGGACTGCGACGCATCGCTCGATCCGGCCGACCTCCCCACGGTCACGCAGCCGGTGTCCACCGGCACCGCCGATCTCGTGCTGGGCGCCCGGCAAGCCGGCGACGGCGCACTCTCGATGCACAGCCGGCTCGCCAACCGGTATCTTGCCAGGCAGGTCAACCGGTACTGCGGAGCCCAGATCAGCGACATCGGCCCGATGCGAGCCGCTGCGCGAGAGCCGCTCCTGGAACTCGGGATCACCGACCGCCGCTCCGGCTGGCCGCTGGAAATGGTGTTACGAGCCGGTCAAGCCGGCTGGCGAGTGTCCGAAGTGCCTGTGCCATACCGCCGCAGGGTTGGCCGGAGTAAGGTCACCGGCACCGTACGGGGCACAATGCGCGCCGTGATGGACATGCGAGCGCATCTGATCCGGGCACGCGAGGCGGCACGGACGCGATGA
- a CDS encoding Rv1678 family membrane protein, whose product MTGQDTLNRATAGLGLASIAGLVFVIEALGDFRFMRVSGAAIAVALVLGLLACVAGWLARPVLAVVAGVAFLAAALLQLISTATGNDWLGASLSTMSFWLGLGVGLLLVGLTAHFTDTMIERE is encoded by the coding sequence ATGACTGGTCAGGACACTCTGAACAGAGCCACGGCAGGCCTGGGTCTGGCGTCGATAGCCGGGCTGGTCTTCGTGATCGAGGCACTCGGTGACTTCCGGTTCATGCGGGTCAGCGGCGCGGCCATCGCGGTCGCGCTGGTGCTCGGCCTGCTGGCGTGCGTGGCGGGATGGCTCGCCCGGCCGGTGCTGGCCGTCGTCGCCGGAGTGGCGTTTCTCGCAGCCGCGTTGCTCCAGCTGATCTCGACGGCCACCGGAAACGACTGGCTGGGCGCCAGCCTCAGCACGATGTCGTTCTGGCTCGGCCTGGGTGTCGGCCTGCTCTTGGTCGGGCTGACGGCTCATTTCACCGACACCATGATCGAGAGGGAGTAG